A DNA window from Brassica napus cultivar Da-Ae chromosome C1, Da-Ae, whole genome shotgun sequence contains the following coding sequences:
- the LOC106372775 gene encoding glutathione S-transferase T3-like: protein MDPNLYKNLNFVDLLQSQQDSSGFESSAPPVFGTQATEGCNFEESSPAQPKERRSWSPTEDVVLISSWLNTSKDPVVGNEQRSVAFWKRIATYFNASPKLVGCEKRESSQCKQRWHKINDMVSKFCGAFEAATRERRSGQNENDVLKLAHEIFFANHKKKFTLEHAWKELRSDQKWSELSTAKTDGCSKKRKVGDASQSESSQAIETDDGRTSRPPGVKASKAIRKKAVVDGKDVAKYQTMWTIMKQDLEIKERMSKMKLLEKLYEKQEPLLEFEEALKLKLITELMSN from the coding sequence ATGGATCCCAATCTATAtaagaatttaaattttgttgatCTTCTTCAAAGTCAACAAGATAGTTCTGGTTTTGAATCCTCTGCTCCTCCAGTATTCGGGACACAAGCTACTGAAGGATGCAACTTCGAAGAGAGCAGTCCTGCACAGCCTAAAGAAAGAAGGAGTTGGAGTCCAACAGAGGACGTCGTGCTCATCAGCTCGTGGCTGAACACGAGTAAGGATCCCGTTGTTGGGAATGAGCAGAGGTCAGTTGCATTCTGGAAAAGAATTGCAACTTACTTCAACGCCAGTCCTAAGCTTGTTGGATGTGAAAAGAGAGAGTCGTCTCAGTGCAAGCAAAGATGGCACAAGATCAATGACATGGTGAGCAAGTTTTGTGGAGCGTTTGAGGCTGCTACCAGGGAGAGGAGAAGTGggcaaaatgagaatgatgttcTCAAACTTGCCCACGAAATCTTCTTTGCCAACCACAAAAAGAAGTTCACCTTAGAGCATGCATGGAAGGAATTGCGCTCAGACCAGAAGTGGTCTGAGCTATCTACTGCCAAAACTGATGGATGTTCGAAGAAGAGGAAGGTTGGCGACGCTTCACAGTCAGAGAGCTCTCAAGCAATTGAAACCGATGATGGAAGAACCAGCCGTCCCCCTGGCGTTAAGGCATCAAAAGCCATTAGGAAGAAGGCAGTGGTTGATGGCAAGGACGTTGCTAAGTATCAGACGATGTGGACGATCATGAAGCAAGATTTGGAGATAAAGGAAAGGATGTCCAAGATGAAGCTACTGGAGAAACTATATGAAAAACAAGAACCGCTACTAGAGTTTGAGGAAGCGCTGAAGCTGAAACTCATAACTGAGTTGATGTCTAATTAG
- the LOC106375270 gene encoding pentatricopeptide repeat-containing protein At4g35130, chloroplastic: MSATSLARCSPIYYSCDACKCVSSSQNHQTSENRNLVTNRRFSKPVRLILHNRSKKPNDPSLTRALREFADSGLMEDALHLFDEMNKSDVFLWNVMIKGFTACGLHHEALRFYSRMVSTGIKADSFTFPFVIKSAAGVSSLSQGKTVHAAVIKLGFDSDVYVCNSLVSFYMKLGWAWDAEKVFDEMRERDIVSWNSIVSGFLAVGDGLRSLVMLKEMMKCGFEPDRFSIMSALGACSHVDCLNMGKEIHCYAIRSGIEDVMVLTSVLDMYSRYSEVSYAERVFNGMTNKNIVAWNVMIGCYARNGRGVDAFLCFQKMLLQPDVITLINLLPACEEILEGRTVHGYATRRGFLPHVVLETALIDMYGEGGKVKSAEIVFDRMGEKNLVSWNSMIAAYVENGENYSALKLFRELWDLDSSSLVPDSTTFASILPAYAESLSLSEGRQLHAYVVKARYSSNTIVLNSLVHMYAMCGDLEDARKCFDQVVFKDVVSWNSIIMAYAVHGFGRISVCLFSEMITTSGVSPNKSTFASLLAACSISGLIDEGWEHFDSMKREYGIDPGIEHYVYMVDLIGRTGNLSSAKRFIEEMPVVPTARVWGSLLKASRNHNDITVAEFAAEQVLRIEHDNTGCYVLLLNMYSEAGRWEDVNRIKLLMKSQGVSKTTSCSTVVTRGRTHVFTNGDRSQVETNRIYEVLDIVSRMVEEEEDSYAHCVSKMRPETLLKKRGNSPRRHSVRLATCLGLISTETGRVVMVRNNTRICRRCHEFLEKASKVTRREIVVGDSKIFHHFSNGCCSCGNYW, translated from the coding sequence ATGTCCGCGACGTCGCTTGCTCGATGCTCTCCTATCTACTACAGTTGCGATGCTTGCAAGTGTGTATCTTCTTCCCAAAACCACCAGACGAGCGAGAACCGGAATCTCGTAACCAACCGGAGATTCTCCAAACCGGTCCGGCTAATTCTCCATAACCGATCCAAGAAGCCCAATGATCCTTCACTCACCCGCGCTCTGCGCGAATTCGCAGACTCCGGCCTCATGGAAGACGCACTCCACCTGTTCGACGAAATGAACAAATCCGATGTTTTCCTATGGAACGTGATGATCAAAGGCTTCACCGCCTGTGGCTTACACCACGAAGCGCTTAGATTCTATAGCAGAATGGTGTCTACAGGAATCAAAGCTGATTCCTTTACATTCCCTTTCGTTATCAAATCAGCTGCTGGAGTCTCGTCGTTATCACAAGGGAAGACGGTTCACGCGGCGGTGATCAAGCTCGGGTTCGATTCAGATGTCTACGTTTGTAACTCTCTTGTTTCCTTTTACATGAAGCTCGGGTGGGCATGGGATGCGGAGAaggtgttcgacgaaatgcGTGAGAGAGACATCGTCTCGTGGAACTCAATTGTTTCTGGGTTTCTCGCGGTTGGTGATGGTTTAAGGTCGTTGGTTATGTTGAAAGAGATGATGAAATGCGGATTTGAACCGGATAGGTTTAGTATCATGAGCGCTCTTGGCGCTTGTTCTCATGTGGATTGTTTGAACATGGGAAAGGAGATACATTGCTATGCTATTCGAAGTGGAATTGAAGATGTTATGGTGTTAACGTCGGTTCTCGACATGTATAGTAGATATAGTGAAGTGAGTTACGCAGAGAGGGTGTTTAACGGTATGACGAACAAGAATATTGTAGCTTGGAATGTTATGATAGGGTGTTACGCTAGAAACGGGAGAGGCGTTGATGCTTTTCTCTGTTTTCAGAAAATGTTGTTGCAGCCAGATGTCATCACGTTGATTAATCTGCTTCCCGCTTGTGAGGAGATCTTGGAGGGTCGAACGGTTCACGGGTACGCAACGAGGAGAGGGTTTCTTCCTCACGTGGTGTTGGAAACTGCTCTGATTGATATGTATGGGGAGGGTGGGAAGGTGAAGTCAGCTGAGATTGTGTTTGATCGAATGGGGGAAAAGAATTTGGTCTCATGGAACTCGATGATCGCTGCGTATGTGGAGAACGGGGAGAACTATTCAGCTTTGAAGCTGTTTCGAGAGCTATGGGATTTGGATTCATCATCTCTTGTGCCTGATTCCACAACATTTGCTAGTATTCTACCAGCTTATGCAGAATCTCTCTCCCTGAGTGAAGGTAGACAACTCCATGCCTATGTAGTAAAAGCTAGATATAGTTCAAACACCATCGTCTTGAATTCACTTGTGCACATGTATGCCATGTGTGGAGACCTCGAGGACGCGAGAAAGTGTTTCGACCAGGTCGTGTTTAAGGATGTTGTTTCGTGGAACAGCATCATCATGGCATATGCGGTTCACGGTTTTGGGAGAATCTCTGTTTGCTTATTCTCGGAGATGATTACTACTAGTGGAGTAAGTCCAAACAAGAGCACATTCGCCTCGCTATTAGCAGCTTGTAGCATCTCTGGTTTAATCGATGAAGGATGGGAGCATTTCGATTCAATGAAAAGAGAATACGGGATTGATCCTGGGATAGAGCATTACGTGTACATGGTCGATCTCATCGGTCGTACAGGAAACCTCAGCTCAGCCAAGAGATTCATCGAGGAAATGCCGGTTGTGCCAACGGCTCGGGTTTGGGGATCTTTGTTGAAAGCAAGTAGAAACCACAACGACATCACCGTGGCTGAGTTCGCAGCAGAACAGGTTCTCAGGATTGAACACGACAACACGGGATGCTATGTCTTGCTTTTGAATATGTATTCAGAAGCTGGAAGATGGGAAGATgttaacaggatcaagcttctcatgAAGAGCCAAGGCGTATCTAAAACAACGAGCTGCAGTACCGTTGTGACGAGAGGAAGAACTCATGTGTTCACAAACGGAGACAGATCCCAGGTGGAGACTAACAGGATCTACGAAGTCTTAGATATTGTCTCGAGGAtggttgaggaagaagaagacagtTATGCTCACTGTGTTTCGAAGATGAGACCAGAGACTCTATTGAAGAAAAGAGGCAATTCACCAAGAAGACATTCGGTAAGACTCGCCACGTGTCTTGGATTGATCTCCACGGAAACAGGAAGAGTAGTTATGGTGAGGAACAACACGAGAATCTGCAGAAGATGTCACGAGTTCTTGGAAAAGGCTTCGAAAGTGACGAGAAGAGAGATCGTTGTGGGAGATTCAAAGATTTTTCATCACTTCTCTAATGGTTGTTGCTCGTGTGGAAACTACTGGTGA